The following proteins come from a genomic window of Varunaivibrio sulfuroxidans:
- a CDS encoding cupredoxin domain-containing protein, whose protein sequence is MAAKTAITIKTFTLLFVFTTVLSGALGRTPMVHAADIPPGRPGAPTHVDRTITLAIKDKGFGPKTIKVRAHETVRFVVKNHDNIHHAFVLGAKKNPATTPSAMLATLDGEDVELTPTAPWSVDIPAGASRGLIWTFASAGAVTFYCTQPGHEAEGMHGTISVIK, encoded by the coding sequence ATGGCCGCAAAAACCGCCATAACCATAAAAACCTTCACATTGCTTTTTGTATTCACGACCGTTCTAAGCGGCGCGCTTGGCCGCACGCCCATGGTCCACGCCGCGGACATCCCCCCCGGTCGCCCCGGCGCCCCAACTCACGTCGATCGCACCATTACCCTAGCGATTAAGGACAAAGGCTTCGGCCCGAAAACCATCAAGGTTAGGGCGCATGAAACCGTTCGTTTCGTCGTTAAAAACCATGACAATATCCATCACGCATTCGTCCTGGGCGCAAAAAAGAACCCCGCGACGACCCCATCGGCCATGTTGGCCACGCTTGACGGCGAAGACGTTGAACTGACCCCGACGGCGCCCTGGTCCGTTGACATTCCCGCAGGCGCGAGTCGAGGCCTGATCTGGACTTTCGCGTCGGCGGGCGCGGTCACGTTTTACTGCACCCAACCCGGACACGAGGCCGAGGGCATGCACGGCACGATCTCCGTCATAAAATAA
- a CDS encoding VOC family protein: MTPRNNTINYIEFPLIDAKETQRFYAQAFGWEFTAWGEDYLGFSGAGIDGGFNAVDDAKPTEPGILVVLYADDLERKNELVATAGGEITKPIYAFPGGRRFHFRDPNGNELAVWSA, from the coding sequence ATGACACCCCGAAACAACACGATAAACTATATCGAATTTCCTCTCATCGACGCCAAGGAAACCCAGCGCTTTTATGCGCAGGCCTTCGGGTGGGAATTTACCGCCTGGGGCGAGGACTACCTCGGCTTTAGCGGGGCCGGGATCGACGGCGGTTTCAACGCCGTGGATGACGCGAAACCGACCGAACCCGGCATCCTTGTGGTGTTATACGCCGACGATCTAGAACGAAAAAATGAGCTCGTCGCCACCGCCGGGGGGGAAATCACCAAACCGATTTATGCCTTTCCCGGTGGGCGCAGGTTCCATTTCCGCGATCCCAACGGCAATGAACTGGCCGTCTGGTCGGCATGA
- a CDS encoding cupredoxin domain-containing protein, with protein MKMDTASFLGLCVLVLTTVHAPSARAEESVTFGEAGSAAHVDRTVVVEMKAMAEKGMTDTMTVPWAVSVPAGKTKELIWKFAGPPTKIKFDCNIPGHYESGMTGVIDITK; from the coding sequence ATGAAAATGGACACCGCTTCGTTTCTCGGTTTATGCGTTTTGGTCTTAACAACGGTGCATGCGCCATCTGCGCGCGCGGAGGAATCGGTAACCTTCGGAGAAGCCGGCTCCGCCGCTCATGTCGATCGCACCGTCGTCGTCGAGATGAAGGCCATGGCGGAAAAAGGCATGACCGACACCATGACCGTACCTTGGGCGGTAAGCGTTCCTGCGGGTAAGACCAAAGAACTGATCTGGAAATTCGCGGGTCCCCCGACCAAAATCAAGTTCGACTGCAACATTCCCGGTCATTACGAATCGGGCATGACCGGCGTTATCGACATCACAAAATAG
- the moaA gene encoding GTP 3',8-cyclase MoaA, translating into MEKHAHKDTQTPSMTDPFGRRIRYLRVSVTDRCDFRCQYCMSEDMTFLPKADILSLEELDRVCSAFIRRGVKKLRLTGGEPLVRRGVMDLVRELSRHLRSGALEELTLTTNASQLAKYAHQLAGHGVKRVNVSLDTLDPKKFAEITRRGALDKVLSGIDAARDAGLKIKINTVALRGFNEFELDDLVIWCAKRGFDLTFIETMPLGDIGGDRTEQYLPLSTVRARLSARWTLVDNSHFSGGPARYVTLEESGQRIGFITPMTHNFCDTCNRVRITATGKLYMCLGQDSAVDLREPLRHSESDVALNAAIDKAIALKPRGHDFTIEEGRSGPAVARHMSVTGG; encoded by the coding sequence ATGGAAAAGCACGCTCACAAGGATACGCAAACGCCATCCATGACCGACCCTTTTGGGCGGCGTATCCGTTATCTTCGCGTGTCGGTGACGGACCGCTGCGACTTCCGCTGTCAATATTGCATGTCGGAAGACATGACCTTTTTGCCCAAAGCCGACATCCTGAGCCTTGAAGAACTCGATCGGGTCTGCAGCGCCTTCATCCGCCGAGGCGTGAAAAAACTCCGTCTGACGGGCGGCGAACCTCTGGTCCGGCGCGGCGTCATGGACTTGGTGCGCGAACTGTCGCGCCACTTGCGTAGCGGCGCCCTCGAAGAATTAACCTTGACCACCAACGCCAGCCAATTGGCCAAATACGCCCATCAGCTGGCCGGCCATGGCGTCAAGCGGGTCAACGTTTCCTTGGATACGCTGGATCCCAAAAAATTCGCCGAAATCACCCGCCGCGGCGCCCTCGATAAGGTCCTGAGCGGGATTGACGCGGCCCGGGACGCCGGGTTGAAAATTAAGATTAACACCGTCGCCTTGCGCGGATTCAATGAATTTGAGTTGGACGATCTCGTCATATGGTGCGCAAAACGAGGTTTCGACCTGACCTTTATCGAAACCATGCCGTTGGGCGATATTGGCGGCGATAGAACGGAACAATACCTCCCCCTGAGCACGGTGCGCGCACGCTTGTCGGCGCGCTGGACGCTTGTTGACAACAGCCATTTCTCCGGTGGCCCGGCGCGTTATGTCACCCTCGAAGAAAGTGGTCAAAGAATTGGCTTCATCACGCCGATGACCCACAATTTTTGCGATACCTGCAACCGCGTGCGCATAACGGCGACAGGAAAGTTATATATGTGCCTAGGTCAAGATAGCGCCGTTGACCTGCGTGAACCTTTGCGCCACAGCGAAAGCGACGTCGCCCTTAACGCCGCCATCGACAAAGCCATCGCGCTTAAGCCCCGGGGGCACGATTTTACGATCGAGGAAGGTCGCTCCGGGCCCGCCGTCGCCCGACATATGAGCGTAACCGGCGGATAG
- a CDS encoding ABC transporter ATP-binding protein produces the protein MIEAKGLHVTFNPGTPMQTRAMRGIDLTISEGEFVTVIGSNGAGKSTFLNALAGEIIVDHGHIVIDGDDVTKWPTARRAGRVARVFQDPLGGSCANLTIAENMALAASRGKRRRLWPALTHTMRETFKARIHELDLGLENRLNDKMELLSGGQRQAVSLLMATLRPMKILLLDEHTAALDPKTAAFILDLTRTIVRERRLTTVMVTHSMRQALDIGDRTVMLHEGRVVLDVSGSERRGLTIEDLLHMFEKVRGETIDDDALLLG, from the coding sequence ATGATTGAAGCCAAGGGCCTGCACGTCACCTTCAACCCCGGAACCCCGATGCAAACCCGCGCCATGCGTGGCATCGACCTAACCATTTCCGAAGGCGAATTCGTCACCGTGATCGGCTCCAACGGGGCCGGAAAAAGCACCTTCCTGAACGCGCTGGCCGGAGAAATCATCGTTGACCACGGCCACATCGTGATTGACGGCGACGACGTCACGAAATGGCCCACGGCGCGCCGCGCCGGGCGGGTCGCGCGCGTCTTCCAAGACCCCTTGGGGGGAAGCTGCGCCAATCTGACCATCGCCGAAAACATGGCCCTGGCCGCATCCAGGGGCAAGCGCCGCCGCCTATGGCCGGCCCTGACCCACACCATGCGCGAGACTTTCAAGGCGCGCATCCACGAATTGGACCTGGGTCTGGAAAATCGCCTCAACGACAAGATGGAATTGCTGTCGGGCGGACAGCGTCAGGCCGTCAGTCTGCTGATGGCGACCTTGCGGCCGATGAAAATCCTCCTCCTCGACGAGCACACCGCCGCGCTCGACCCGAAGACGGCGGCCTTCATCTTGGATCTGACCCGCACCATCGTCCGCGAACGCCGCCTGACCACGGTGATGGTCACCCACTCCATGCGTCAGGCCTTGGATATCGGAGATCGCACCGTGATGCTGCACGAGGGACGGGTCGTGCTCGACGTATCGGGAAGCGAGCGCCGGGGGTTAACGATCGAAGACCTGCTGCACATGTTCGAAAAGGTGCGTGGGGAAACCATCGACGACGACGCCCTGCTCCTAGGCTAA
- a CDS encoding NAD kinase has product MKFKTIAFVAARQKEAQDALVRLKARYKHVPPSRADIIVALGGDGYMLRTLHHYLNRRVPIYGMNRGTVGFLMNAYRETGLLKRLGRAEPVELHPLRMIATDTKGIVHEALAINEVSLLRQTRLAAKIRIIVDGVTRLEEMICDGVLVSTPAGSTAYNLSAHGPIIPIGAGVLALTPISAFRPRRWRGALLPHNAEVTFDILDPAQRPVSAVADGTEVRRVQSVSVREDRANKPILLFDPEHNLENRILTEQFLP; this is encoded by the coding sequence ATGAAATTCAAAACCATCGCCTTCGTCGCGGCGCGCCAAAAAGAGGCGCAGGATGCTCTCGTTCGCTTGAAGGCGCGCTACAAACATGTTCCGCCCTCGCGCGCCGACATTATCGTCGCCCTAGGCGGGGACGGCTATATGTTGCGCACCTTGCACCACTACCTCAATAGGCGCGTTCCGATCTATGGCATGAACCGCGGGACGGTCGGCTTTTTGATGAACGCCTATCGCGAAACGGGGCTTCTCAAACGGTTAGGCCGGGCCGAACCCGTGGAGCTGCATCCCCTGCGGATGATCGCAACCGACACCAAGGGGATCGTCCACGAGGCCCTCGCCATCAATGAAGTCTCTTTGCTGCGTCAGACCCGTCTCGCCGCGAAAATCCGCATCATCGTCGATGGCGTCACCCGATTGGAGGAAATGATCTGCGATGGCGTCCTCGTCTCCACGCCTGCCGGCAGCACCGCCTATAATCTTTCCGCCCACGGACCGATCATCCCGATCGGCGCGGGCGTGCTGGCGTTGACCCCGATCAGCGCTTTCCGTCCCCGGCGCTGGCGCGGCGCGCTCCTGCCGCATAACGCCGAAGTAACCTTCGACATACTCGACCCGGCGCAACGCCCGGTCAGCGCGGTCGCGGACGGCACCGAGGTGCGCCGGGTGCAATCGGTGAGCGTACGCGAGGATCGGGCGAACAAGCCGATCCTCTTGTTCGATCCGGAACACAACCTGGAGAACCGCATTCTCACCGAGCAGTTTTTACCCTAA
- a CDS encoding ABC transporter permease → MSSFAFLGAIETGLLFGLVALGVFLSFRVLEFPDLTVDGSFPLGAAVSASLIVSGVNPYLATLAAIGAGALAGLMTAWLNVRLKILHLLASILTMIALYSINLRIMGRPNIALLGDDTVFTVLQNLPIAMHIATPIVLAVVVLVVKIALDFFLSSQLGLAMRATGINDRMARAQGVNTKFHILLGMAISNALVALAGALFAQSQGFADVTLGVGVIVVGLAAVIGGEAIVPPRTVFLATLGCVIGSILYRLAMALALNADFIGLKTQDLNLITAVLVTLAMVLPGMRNPLRPRRAKGPPHD, encoded by the coding sequence ATGAGTTCATTTGCCTTTCTCGGCGCGATCGAGACCGGACTGCTGTTCGGTCTCGTTGCGCTTGGGGTCTTTCTTTCCTTTCGGGTGTTGGAATTTCCCGACCTCACCGTTGACGGCAGTTTTCCGTTGGGGGCGGCGGTGTCGGCGAGCCTGATCGTCTCGGGGGTGAACCCCTATCTGGCGACACTGGCGGCGATCGGGGCCGGCGCCCTGGCGGGCCTGATGACCGCGTGGCTCAACGTGCGCCTGAAAATTCTCCATCTTTTGGCGTCGATCCTGACCATGATCGCGCTCTATTCGATCAATCTTCGCATTATGGGGCGCCCCAATATCGCCCTGCTGGGCGACGATACGGTCTTCACGGTGCTGCAAAACTTGCCCATCGCGATGCATATCGCCACCCCCATCGTGCTCGCCGTCGTCGTCTTGGTCGTCAAAATCGCCCTCGACTTTTTTCTTTCTTCGCAATTGGGGTTGGCGATGCGCGCCACCGGCATTAACGATCGCATGGCCCGCGCCCAGGGTGTAAACACGAAATTTCATATTCTCCTGGGGATGGCGATCAGCAACGCCCTCGTCGCCCTCGCCGGCGCCCTGTTCGCACAAAGCCAGGGCTTCGCCGACGTCACCTTAGGCGTCGGCGTGATCGTCGTCGGCCTGGCGGCGGTGATCGGCGGCGAGGCGATCGTCCCGCCACGCACCGTGTTTCTGGCGACGCTGGGCTGCGTCATCGGTTCGATCCTCTATCGCTTGGCGATGGCGTTGGCCCTGAACGCCGATTTCATCGGCCTGAAGACCCAGGATTTGAACTTGATCACCGCGGTCCTGGTGACCCTCGCCATGGTCTTGCCGGGTATGCGCAATCCCCTACGCCCGCGCCGCGCGAAAGGGCCACCTCATGATTGA
- a CDS encoding ABC transporter substrate-binding protein, which translates to MKALRLGLLALMASIMPLAAQGAEKSVAITQIVAHPALDACRKGIKDALADAGYVAGKNLKWTYESAQGSPTTAAQVAQKFIGEAPDVIVAIATPSAQSVAANTKTIPLVFSAVTDPVGAKLVSNMEHPGKNITGVTDLSPIGAHMRLIKRIVPTVKRLGIVYNPGEANSVSLVNLVKSEAPKIGMSVVEAAAYKSSDVLDATRSLVGKVDAIYIPTDNTVVSAFEGVVKVAEEAKIPLFAADTDSVKRGAIAAAGFNYYDVGRQTGAMVARILNGEKPGDMAVEGVSKTELYLNLRAAAKMGVTVPTDIVKEAKDVIR; encoded by the coding sequence ATGAAGGCTCTGCGTCTTGGTCTTCTCGCCCTGATGGCGAGTATTATGCCTCTTGCGGCCCAGGGGGCGGAAAAATCCGTCGCCATTACCCAGATCGTCGCCCATCCCGCCCTCGACGCCTGTCGCAAGGGCATCAAGGACGCCCTGGCCGACGCCGGATACGTCGCCGGGAAAAACCTGAAGTGGACGTACGAAAGCGCCCAAGGCAGTCCCACCACGGCGGCCCAAGTCGCGCAGAAATTCATCGGCGAAGCCCCCGATGTAATCGTCGCTATCGCCACCCCCTCGGCGCAGAGCGTGGCCGCCAACACCAAAACCATCCCCTTGGTGTTCAGCGCCGTGACCGACCCGGTGGGGGCTAAACTGGTCTCCAACATGGAACACCCCGGTAAAAATATTACCGGCGTCACCGACCTGTCGCCGATCGGCGCGCACATGCGCCTGATCAAGCGCATCGTCCCGACGGTGAAACGCTTGGGGATCGTCTATAACCCCGGCGAAGCCAACTCGGTATCGCTGGTCAATCTGGTGAAGAGCGAGGCTCCCAAGATCGGGATGTCCGTGGTCGAGGCGGCGGCCTATAAATCCAGCGACGTGCTCGACGCCACCCGGTCCCTGGTCGGCAAGGTGGACGCCATTTATATTCCCACCGACAACACCGTCGTTTCGGCCTTCGAGGGCGTGGTCAAGGTCGCCGAAGAGGCGAAAATCCCCCTCTTCGCCGCCGACACCGACTCGGTGAAGCGCGGCGCCATCGCCGCCGCCGGTTTTAACTATTACGATGTCGGGCGGCAGACCGGGGCCATGGTCGCCCGTATTCTGAACGGTGAAAAACCCGGCGACATGGCGGTCGAGGGCGTCTCCAAGACCGAACTGTACCTAAACCTTCGCGCCGCCGCCAAGATGGGCGTCACCGTTCCCACCGACATCGTCAAAGAAGCCAAGGACGTGATCCGCTAA